The Verrucomicrobiia bacterium genome contains a region encoding:
- a CDS encoding histidine phosphatase family protein encodes MSTPHESTTRLLFLRHAEVEEAYHRVFGGRIDMGLSALGGRQAALLAEYLAAKFPIDALYSSPMRRVRETLEPLLARIPLSPVVVEDLREVDFGAWTGLKWEQIAERYGVTAFDWLDHLERGSVPEAEPEEMFRRRIERVLDRVLAEQPGKTVALACHGGVIRMALAVLLDLPLHKMTHLEIDYASLTWVDCRGARREMQLGNFTPWRDA; translated from the coding sequence ATGTCCACTCCGCACGAATCCACCACCCGCCTCCTTTTCCTCCGTCACGCCGAGGTGGAAGAAGCGTATCACCGCGTCTTTGGAGGCCGGATCGACATGGGTCTGTCGGCCTTGGGGGGTCGCCAGGCGGCGCTTCTCGCCGAGTACCTCGCCGCGAAATTCCCCATCGATGCGCTCTACTCAAGCCCCATGCGGCGGGTCAGGGAAACCCTCGAACCGCTGCTGGCCCGGATACCCCTGTCCCCCGTCGTGGTGGAGGATCTGCGCGAGGTGGATTTCGGCGCCTGGACCGGCCTGAAGTGGGAGCAGATCGCCGAACGATACGGCGTCACGGCCTTCGACTGGCTCGATCATCTCGAGCGCGGCTCGGTCCCGGAAGCGGAACCCGAGGAGATGTTCCGGCGCCGGATCGAACGGGTTCTCGACCGGGTGCTGGCCGAACAACCGGGCAAGACCGTGGCCCTCGCCTGCCACGGCGGGGTCATTCGCATGGCACTGGCCGTGCTCCTGGACCTCCCGCTCCACAAGATGACCCACCTCGAGATCGACTATGCGAGCCTCACCTGGGTCGATTGCCGCGGGGCCCGCCGGGAAATGCAGCTCGGCAATTTCACCCCCTGGCGGGACGCCTGA